The proteins below come from a single Candidatus Bathyarchaeota archaeon genomic window:
- a CDS encoding PQQ-binding-like beta-propeller repeat protein gives MVLLPSTTAHTPGWQIPTYAYIQAVPNPIGVNQAAYIYMWLDKVQTGSAIGNDIRFHDYQLTITAPNGEVTTETFATIEDTTSSQGFSFTPTQTGTYNLTFNFPGQNYAGTSGDYVNDTYLASRATTLLIVQEEPIASYPDSYPLPSEYWTRPIYGENPYWYTVSSNWLGNGSPKINNMFGVYSSRFLPDGVGSLTSHVMWTKPLQNGGVVGGDDFEIIGDTYFDGSAYIPRYTNPIIVNGKLYYTDPKGINSEFSMLGGASYGATNCVDLHTGKLIWSKNIPALSFALIYDLQDPQQHGVLPAILFTANFAQAYDADTGLLLFNVTQLPNAVTSAMGPNGEIIRYVITNAGTTSEPNWRLMQWNSTNMWTGVGFKSLGSGFGITPAIDINPNTGTVNASSPARYDYDIPITWRSTMTQTTVVAAWPEDVMLCYNGTLPSMTSWTPFTYFAVNLNSSKGTVGSILWQNTIQPPSGNITVVQSGADPIGRVFLEGYKETMQWNAYNLDTGKKMWGPTDSQAALDYYGIPGIEDRVCSIAYGKVYSSEFSGIVYCYDEFTGDLLWTYGNGGEGNSTNSGFAVPGNYPMAINAIGNGVIYTVTTEHTVNTPIYKGATVRAINATDGSELWQLSAYTGEFHSYSYAIADGYCNYFNGYDNQIYTLGRGPSALTVDAPLANVALGSGLVIKGTVTDISAGTQQDEQAARFPHGVPVVSDESMTDWMSYIYQQKPLPTNFTGVDVVIDVIDANGNYRNIGTAKTDASGTYLLPWTPDIEGAYTVIASFQGTNGYWPAYAETGFAVDPAAPTQPPATQAPANAADMYLLPGIAAIIVVIAIGFVVTILVLRKK, from the coding sequence ATGGTACTTCTACCAAGCACCACAGCACATACCCCAGGTTGGCAAATACCAACCTACGCTTACATCCAGGCAGTACCTAACCCAATCGGCGTCAACCAAGCAGCATACATCTACATGTGGCTCGATAAAGTGCAAACCGGCTCAGCTATCGGAAACGACATCCGATTCCATGACTATCAATTAACAATCACTGCGCCAAACGGCGAAGTGACAACTGAAACATTTGCCACAATCGAAGACACAACCTCCAGCCAAGGTTTCTCATTTACTCCAACGCAGACCGGCACCTACAACTTAACCTTCAACTTTCCAGGGCAAAATTATGCAGGTACTAGTGGCGATTATGTAAATGACACCTACCTAGCCAGCAGGGCAACAACTCTTCTCATCGTCCAAGAAGAACCAATCGCATCTTATCCAGATAGTTACCCGCTTCCATCTGAATACTGGACACGACCAATCTACGGCGAAAATCCTTATTGGTATACAGTTTCATCCAACTGGCTTGGTAACGGCTCGCCTAAGATAAACAACATGTTCGGAGTATACAGTTCGCGTTTTCTACCTGACGGCGTCGGCTCATTAACGTCACACGTTATGTGGACTAAACCCCTCCAGAACGGTGGTGTAGTGGGCGGAGACGACTTTGAAATCATTGGCGACACCTACTTTGATGGTTCAGCATACATCCCCCGATACACCAACCCCATAATCGTTAACGGGAAACTCTACTACACTGATCCCAAGGGAATCAATTCGGAATTCTCAATGCTTGGCGGTGCTAGCTATGGCGCGACTAACTGCGTTGATTTACACACGGGTAAACTCATATGGTCCAAGAACATTCCAGCGTTGTCCTTCGCATTGATCTATGACCTACAAGACCCCCAGCAGCACGGTGTCCTACCGGCAATTCTCTTTACAGCCAACTTTGCGCAGGCATATGATGCAGACACAGGTCTATTGTTATTCAATGTTACACAGCTTCCAAACGCAGTTACATCAGCGATGGGTCCAAACGGCGAAATAATACGCTATGTAATAACCAATGCAGGCACAACAAGCGAGCCGAACTGGCGATTAATGCAGTGGAATTCAACTAACATGTGGACTGGCGTTGGCTTTAAGAGCCTGGGATCTGGCTTCGGCATCACACCCGCAATTGACATTAACCCAAACACTGGCACAGTAAACGCAAGCTCCCCCGCACGCTATGACTACGACATTCCTATAACTTGGCGCAGCACAATGACGCAAACTACAGTAGTTGCTGCATGGCCTGAAGACGTAATGCTTTGCTACAATGGCACCTTACCCTCTATGACTAGCTGGACACCTTTCACCTACTTCGCTGTTAACCTAAACTCCTCAAAGGGCACTGTTGGTTCTATCCTATGGCAGAACACAATCCAACCGCCATCTGGCAACATCACCGTTGTACAAAGCGGGGCTGACCCCATCGGGCGCGTTTTCCTGGAAGGATACAAAGAAACAATGCAGTGGAACGCATACAACCTTGACACTGGCAAGAAGATGTGGGGTCCAACAGACTCTCAAGCAGCACTGGACTATTACGGCATCCCCGGCATTGAAGACCGCGTCTGCTCCATAGCATACGGCAAAGTCTATAGCTCAGAATTCTCTGGCATAGTCTATTGTTACGACGAATTCACCGGCGACTTACTGTGGACTTATGGTAACGGAGGCGAAGGCAACAGCACCAACAGTGGCTTTGCAGTCCCAGGCAACTATCCAATGGCGATTAATGCTATCGGAAACGGCGTCATCTACACTGTCACCACCGAACACACCGTCAACACACCCATCTACAAAGGCGCAACAGTCAGAGCAATCAATGCAACTGACGGCTCCGAACTTTGGCAGCTTTCAGCTTACACTGGTGAATTCCACTCCTACAGCTATGCCATCGCAGATGGCTACTGCAACTACTTCAACGGCTACGACAACCAAATCTACACTTTAGGCAGAGGCCCAAGTGCCCTAACAGTGGATGCACCATTGGCAAATGTTGCCCTCGGCTCTGGTCTCGTAATTAAAGGCACAGTCACCGACATCTCCGCAGGCACACAACAGGATGAGCAAGCAGCACGCTTCCCACATGGCGTTCCAGTCGTATCGGATGAGAGTATGACTGATTGGATGAGCTATATCTACCAGCAAAAACCGTTGCCGACGAACTTCACAGGTGTCGATGTGGTAATCGATGTCATTGATGCCAATGGGAACTACCGAAACATTGGAACAGCAAAAACCGATGCAAGCGGCACATACCTACTACCATGGACGCCCGACATAGAAGGAGCATACACCGTTATCGCAAGCTTCCAGGGCACCAACGGCTACTGGCCAGCGTACGCAGAGACAGGCTTTGCAGTTGACCCCGCAGCGCCGACACAGCCACCAGCAACGCAAGCACCAGCAAACGCAGCTGACATGTACCTGCTACCCGGAATCGCAGCAATCATCGTTGTTATCGCTATAGGCTTCGTTGTCACTATTCTCGTCCTCAGAAAAAAGTAG
- a CDS encoding Lrp/AsnC family transcriptional regulator, with protein sequence MSSSIDLIDAAILKELLIDGRQSFTQIAIKNGTTKEVIANRYKKLNKNGVIVGSTVQTSPVCSGNQFVADFFTVTNFQNLNQLMNLASKIPNVIAAIPIRIKRTIIVIAALKDMQQLEAVRGQLKKLPLVEDIDVRIIMGVRTMPHNLSVLSAIKAPEVKFRRTAETDIDELDTRIVNKLLVDCRVPFYKIAKEFGVSTDTITRRYQRLKRNWLIKPIIQINATKIGYFAFATFNLSVSEKNMQEAIDLVTHIENVNLLEKTSGKFDLYFTLMIKDIEQFTTVQEKIVNLPGLTNLEVYVMKMFEIWPPVGELISNF encoded by the coding sequence ATGTCATCAAGTATAGACCTAATCGACGCAGCCATCCTAAAAGAACTCCTCATCGATGGACGCCAGAGTTTCACCCAGATTGCGATTAAAAACGGCACAACGAAAGAGGTCATTGCCAATCGATACAAAAAACTAAATAAAAACGGAGTTATAGTGGGCTCAACAGTACAAACAAGCCCTGTTTGTTCTGGAAACCAATTTGTCGCTGACTTCTTTACCGTCACGAACTTTCAGAATCTAAATCAACTAATGAACCTTGCATCAAAAATCCCCAACGTAATTGCTGCGATACCAATTAGAATAAAACGTACCATCATTGTGATCGCTGCCCTGAAGGATATGCAGCAGTTAGAGGCTGTTAGGGGGCAGCTTAAGAAATTGCCTTTGGTTGAAGATATTGATGTTAGAATCATAATGGGGGTGAGAACCATGCCGCACAACCTTTCAGTACTATCAGCCATTAAGGCACCCGAGGTTAAATTTAGGCGTACTGCGGAAACCGATATAGACGAATTGGACACACGAATTGTAAATAAGCTTCTAGTTGACTGTAGGGTGCCGTTTTACAAGATTGCCAAAGAGTTTGGTGTTTCAACCGACACAATAACCCGGAGGTACCAGCGGCTAAAACGCAACTGGCTCATTAAGCCGATCATTCAAATTAACGCTACTAAAATTGGTTATTTTGCCTTCGCAACGTTTAATCTATCGGTTTCAGAAAAAAACATGCAGGAAGCTATCGATCTCGTAACACACATTGAGAACGTTAACTTACTTGAGAAAACAAGTGGAAAATTTGACCTCTACTTTACTTTAATGATTAAAGACATTGAACAATTCACAACTGTGCAGGAGAAAATTGTGAATCTACCGGGCTTAACCAACCTAGAAGTGTACGTTATGAAGATGTTTGAAATTTGGCCGCCGGTTGGGGAGCTCATTTCGAACTTCTGA
- the porA gene encoding pyruvate ferredoxin oxidoreductase, producing the protein MALNGDEAVAHAAKQCNVDVVAAYPITPQTIMVEKFSEYVANGEVQTQFVCTESEHSAMTACIAAAATGVRTFTASASAGLALMNEMLFVASGCRTPIVMAIANRALSAPLNIHGDQSDSMAARDSGWMHVYVENAQEAYDSIIQAFKIAEDLDVSLPMLVGLDGFTLSHSLENVNVLPDDVVAKFVGDRQLPKVLTHEGKTVPFKLDPANPMTMGPVAFQNYYFEFKRQQEEGMANALKKIRQVHDEYAKLSGRSYGNGLVDRYRLDDAEVIVVCVGSTAGTLKVIVDELRGEGIKAGLLRLRTFRPLPVEELQNALKNAKAIAVMDKSMSFGGFGGAVFHEVRHVLYDTGARMPVVNFIYGLGGRDYSTRELRKVFEYLTTIAKSGNAETKVHYLGLRE; encoded by the coding sequence ATGGCTCTTAACGGCGACGAAGCAGTAGCCCATGCAGCTAAACAATGTAACGTCGATGTCGTCGCAGCCTACCCCATTACTCCCCAGACCATTATGGTTGAGAAATTCAGCGAATACGTCGCCAACGGCGAAGTCCAAACGCAATTCGTCTGCACCGAATCCGAACACAGCGCCATGACCGCATGCATCGCTGCCGCAGCGACGGGTGTACGCACCTTCACGGCAAGCGCCTCAGCTGGGTTGGCTTTGATGAATGAAATGCTCTTTGTCGCCTCAGGCTGCCGCACACCCATTGTTATGGCGATTGCAAACCGCGCGTTATCTGCGCCGCTCAACATTCACGGCGACCAATCTGACAGCATGGCGGCACGTGACAGCGGCTGGATGCATGTTTACGTTGAGAACGCACAGGAAGCCTACGACTCCATCATTCAAGCCTTCAAGATTGCCGAGGACCTTGATGTGTCTTTGCCGATGCTTGTGGGTTTAGACGGCTTCACTTTGAGTCACTCGCTGGAAAACGTCAACGTCTTGCCGGACGATGTGGTTGCCAAATTCGTTGGAGACCGGCAACTGCCCAAGGTGTTGACCCACGAGGGGAAAACTGTGCCGTTTAAGCTTGACCCCGCCAACCCCATGACTATGGGGCCCGTTGCGTTCCAGAACTACTATTTCGAGTTCAAGCGGCAACAGGAAGAAGGCATGGCGAACGCGCTCAAGAAGATCCGACAAGTCCACGATGAATACGCTAAGCTCAGCGGACGAAGCTACGGCAACGGGCTAGTTGACCGCTACCGCCTCGACGACGCCGAAGTCATCGTTGTCTGTGTTGGCTCAACCGCAGGCACCCTTAAAGTCATCGTGGATGAACTTCGCGGCGAAGGCATCAAAGCTGGATTGCTGCGGCTACGCACTTTCCGTCCGCTGCCTGTTGAGGAACTGCAGAATGCACTAAAGAACGCTAAAGCCATCGCCGTTATGGATAAAAGCATGAGTTTCGGTGGATTCGGAGGCGCAGTTTTCCATGAAGTCCGCCATGTACTCTACGACACCGGCGCACGGATGCCCGTCGTTAACTTCATCTATGGCCTTGGCGGCAGAGACTACAGCACCCGTGAACTCCGCAAAGTCTTCGAGTACCTAACCACCATTGCAAAGTCAGGTAATGCCGAAACCAAAGTGCATTATCTGGGACTCAGGGAGTAA
- a CDS encoding 4Fe-4S binding protein has protein sequence MSKEKGWKEIALAGVCPKSSIGFMTGDWKTFMPIRDLEKCSVCLTCVMMCPEGAIRHRPEAGKVEFDMTFCKGCGICANVCPTKAITMKIEEEE, from the coding sequence GTGAGTAAAGAGAAAGGTTGGAAGGAAATCGCGTTGGCAGGCGTCTGCCCTAAATCCAGCATCGGATTCATGACAGGCGACTGGAAAACATTCATGCCTATACGAGACCTCGAAAAATGCAGCGTCTGCTTGACCTGCGTGATGATGTGCCCCGAAGGAGCAATTCGGCATCGTCCCGAGGCGGGTAAGGTAGAGTTTGATATGACCTTCTGCAAGGGCTGCGGCATATGCGCTAACGTCTGCCCCACGAAGGCAATAACCATGAAAATAGAGGAGGAAGAATAG
- a CDS encoding B12-binding domain-containing radical SAM protein, with the protein MEYQKQADIILTADRTLMSNYHHNEFLGFGTCAPPNFIPEWLYSYLFFPPLDVTSENPETVPYGLRKTEAQLIKEGFNVDTVSPNHLKYKLKDAKVLGIHAMDPFGLGPASTTLAALFKKEPYLAKYFHAMLTSQEIQQAKQNGLKIIVGGPGAWQFKYREKAIKELGIDCVVEGEGENVIGKLFRAALEGQELPRHYEVNFGEVPTVEEIPDIVGPSINGLLEIGRGCCRGCQFCNVTLRPLRWYPIEKIQHELTVNLSSGRVKGACLHAEDVMLYGSKDTIPNPEKLLKLHQTVMAPIESISWSHCSLAAVAAAPKLFNQISQIILQKQAWWGAEIGIETGSAKVAKKIMPAKAHPFSADNWHDVVVDGMGLMHDNKLVPACTLIVGLPEETEEDITQTMDLVDDLKEMRSLIVPLFFVPLGHLKSRDWFNKTQLGERHKQLLIQCAEHDFRWVDSLIDMSFQGKWYQSIMKEFYKGFSAIAKHKVRQVE; encoded by the coding sequence ATGGAATATCAAAAGCAGGCTGACATAATTTTAACCGCCGACCGAACCCTAATGAGTAATTACCACCATAACGAATTCCTCGGCTTCGGCACCTGCGCACCCCCAAACTTCATCCCCGAATGGCTCTACAGTTACCTGTTTTTTCCACCGCTTGACGTCACCAGCGAAAACCCCGAAACGGTGCCCTATGGACTGCGGAAAACCGAAGCGCAGCTAATAAAAGAGGGTTTTAACGTCGACACAGTAAGCCCCAACCACCTGAAATATAAACTCAAAGACGCCAAAGTGCTAGGCATACACGCCATGGATCCCTTTGGCCTGGGCCCCGCATCCACCACCTTGGCAGCCCTATTTAAAAAAGAACCCTACCTAGCCAAGTACTTCCATGCCATGCTGACAAGCCAAGAGATACAGCAGGCTAAACAGAACGGCTTAAAAATCATCGTCGGCGGACCCGGCGCCTGGCAGTTTAAGTACAGAGAAAAAGCCATCAAAGAGTTAGGCATAGACTGCGTTGTGGAGGGCGAAGGCGAAAACGTCATCGGTAAACTTTTCCGCGCTGCGCTGGAGGGGCAGGAATTACCCCGCCACTACGAAGTGAACTTTGGAGAAGTGCCTACTGTTGAGGAAATCCCAGATATTGTGGGGCCATCCATCAACGGATTGCTTGAAATCGGCCGCGGCTGCTGTAGAGGCTGCCAATTCTGCAACGTTACCCTACGTCCATTAAGATGGTACCCCATCGAGAAAATCCAGCATGAATTAACCGTTAACCTATCCTCGGGCAGAGTGAAAGGCGCCTGCCTCCACGCCGAAGACGTCATGTTATACGGCTCAAAAGACACCATACCCAACCCGGAGAAACTACTAAAACTCCACCAGACCGTGATGGCACCCATTGAAAGCATAAGCTGGAGCCACTGCTCCCTCGCCGCCGTCGCAGCAGCACCTAAGCTTTTTAATCAAATCTCCCAAATTATTCTACAAAAGCAAGCTTGGTGGGGCGCAGAAATCGGCATCGAAACCGGCTCAGCAAAGGTCGCGAAGAAAATTATGCCTGCAAAAGCGCATCCGTTTAGCGCTGACAACTGGCATGACGTGGTCGTGGATGGTATGGGGTTGATGCATGATAACAAGCTGGTTCCAGCATGCACCCTCATCGTGGGGTTACCCGAGGAAACCGAGGAGGACATTACCCAAACAATGGATCTGGTCGACGACCTCAAGGAGATGCGCAGCCTCATCGTGCCGCTGTTCTTTGTTCCGCTGGGGCACCTTAAATCCAGAGACTGGTTTAACAAAACCCAACTTGGCGAACGCCACAAGCAGCTGCTAATTCAATGCGCAGAACATGATTTCCGCTGGGTCGACAGCCTCATCGACATGTCCTTCCAAGGCAAATGGTACCAGAGCATCATGAAGGAATTCTACAAGGGCTTCTCGGCGATTGCAAAACACAAAGTACGGCAAGTAGAATAG
- a CDS encoding 2-oxoacid:acceptor oxidoreductase family protein: protein MVEFRWHGRGGQGAWTASELLARTALDEGKYIQSFPEFGPERMGAPVTAFTRISTQPIRLHCAIYDPDVVVVLDNTLLKTVPVTAGLNRDDDCLIINSSEDPRELKEHLRVVKGKVWTVPATEIALKILGAPITNTALLGAVAKATDIVSLSGIEKTLGGRFRKDLAEKNFAVIQEAYKEAKSSE, encoded by the coding sequence ATGGTAGAGTTTAGATGGCACGGTAGAGGCGGTCAGGGCGCTTGGACGGCCAGTGAACTTTTGGCCAGAACTGCCCTCGACGAAGGCAAATATATTCAGTCGTTCCCCGAGTTCGGTCCTGAACGGATGGGGGCGCCTGTGACTGCGTTTACCCGAATCAGCACACAACCAATACGGTTGCACTGCGCAATCTATGACCCCGACGTTGTCGTGGTACTGGACAACACGCTTTTGAAAACGGTACCTGTAACGGCCGGATTAAACCGCGATGACGATTGTCTAATCATAAACTCAAGTGAAGACCCCCGAGAATTAAAGGAGCACCTGCGGGTTGTGAAAGGCAAAGTATGGACTGTTCCCGCAACCGAAATTGCCCTAAAGATTCTGGGAGCACCGATAACCAACACTGCCCTGCTGGGAGCAGTTGCCAAAGCCACCGATATAGTGAGTCTCTCCGGCATCGAGAAGACACTGGGGGGTCGTTTCCGCAAGGATTTGGCAGAGAAGAACTTTGCCGTTATCCAGGAAGCATACAAGGAGGCAAAATCCAGTGAGTAA